A genomic window from Lotus japonicus ecotype B-129 chromosome 1, LjGifu_v1.2 includes:
- the LOC130711251 gene encoding E3 ubiquitin-protein ligase RKP yields the protein MGEDNRRVGGFSAGLALILNGEDSKKCSSKNRLLSCCDDLGQQSVERTLEYVFGLPNRSLNSLAGPVDRDFIRSVIRKDFSRCNAESGDSSTEREGIFIGNKNGNGPDVVDLEESSICGDLKIIKSPFLIESLAMFSSARANTCVWKGKWMYEVMLETSGIQQIGWATLSCPFTDHKGVGDADDSYAYDGRRVSKWNKDAETYGQSWVVGDVIGCCIDLDRDEILFFRNGNPLGVAFRGIRKMGPAFGYYPAISLSQGERCELNFGARPFKYPVEGYLPLQAPPSKSYFLTRLLQCWSRLLDMHSVERADHSLAQKLRRVKKFVSLEEIFHPASDAICEELFSIIEADAGNTEYMVWGPLLSFMFEVLGFHPPHDYSSLDKVVETLLQFQGSHFLFYHMINALSCGCKVAPLVLTECPYSGSYSHLALACHLLRREELMVLWWKSPDFEFLFEGFLSQKTPNRQDLDSLIPTVWWPGSCEDASYEGNMMLTTTALSESISKIEEKHRDLCRLVIQFIPPTTPPQLPGAVFRTFLQSLLLKNRGAERNVPPPGVSSNSVLVSIYTVLLHFLSEGFALGEVCGWLKSCKSDVGFLHRGGQRSFPTRLFLKNDPHRINISRLGGSYTHLSKIHPIVEHEMEVVEWDEGCMDNEETRVTHSTRQKPCCCSSYDSDFTRNLKVPAKYLAKGSRGHCSSIPERPAHVAAECSDEGLNDEITDKPSSSDQSEPEYGYRQVYHMKSVSRDTNMSTATLQEEELLDALLWLYHVGLAPNFKQASYYMTHQAQSISLLEETDKQIRERSCGEKLKRLKEARNEYREEVIDCVRHCSWYRISLLSRCKQRGMYAMCMWVAQLLLVLSNMDSVFIYIPEYYLEALVDCFHVLRKSDPPFVPSTILIKQGLTSFVTFVVTHFNDPRISSADLRDLLLQSISVLVQYREYLAAFESNEAATQRMPKALLSAFDNRSWIPVMNILLRLCKGSGFSFSKTGESSSSSVLFQRLLREACINDEGLFSSFLNRLFNTLSWTMTEFSVSVREMQEKYQVIEFQQRKCCVIFDLSCNLTRILEFYTREIPQAFLSGPETNLRRLTELVVFILNHITSAADAEFFDLSFKRHNQSSEKVNRGMILAPLVGIMLNLLDATNLAEDPENNDLLDVFASMECPDTVHYGFQYLLDYNWDGSCRREAFLAKYEQLENFLSLLTCRIVSRHDKVESVGDTDLEDSLCCICYACEADAQIEPCSHRSCYGCITRHLLNCQRCFFCNATVTDVSRICEKTG from the exons ATGGGTGAAGATAACCGGCGGGTTGGTGGGTTTTCAGCTGGTCTGGCTTTGATATTGAACGGCGAGGACAGTAAGAAATgttcgtcgaaaaatcggcttcTTTCTTGCTGTGATGATTTAGGTCAACAGTCTGTGGAGCGAACGCTTGAGTACGTTTTTGGCCTCCCCAACAGATCACTCAATTCATTGGCTGGTCCGGTGGACCGCGATTTTATTCGCTCCGTTATTAGGAAAGATTTCTCAAGATGTAATGCCGAATCAGGCGATTCTTCTACGGAAAGAGAAGGGATTTTTATTGGTAATAAAAATGGCAACGGGCCTGATGTTGTAGACCTTGAAGAATCTAGCATCTGCGGCGATCTTAAAATCATCAAGTCACCTTTTCTTATAGAGAGCTTGGCAATGTTCAGTAGTGCGAGGGCTAATACTTGTGTTTGGAAAGGAAAGTGGATGTATGAAGTTATGTTAGAAACATCTGGTATACAGCAGATTGGTTGGGCCACTCTTTCTTGCCCTTTCACTGACCATAAAGGTGTTGGCGATGCTGATGATTCATATGCTTATGATGGGAGACGAGTTAGCAAGTGGAACAAGGATGCAGAGACATATGGTCAGTCATGGGTTGTTGGTGATGTCATTGGATGTTGCATAGATTTAGATCGAGATGAAATACTATTCTTCAGGAATGGCAATCCACTTGGGGTGGCATTCCGAGGAATTCGAAAAATGGGTCCTGCTTTTGGTTATTATCCAGCAATTTCCCTCTCCCAGGGCGAAAGATGTGAACTGAACTTTGGGGCACGGCCCTTCAAGTACCCAGTTGAAGGCTACCTTCCTCTTCAGGCTCCTCCCTCCAAGAGCTACTTTTTGACACGATTGCTACAATGCTGGTCAAGGCTTTTGGACATGCATTCAGTAGAGCGAGCTGATCATTCTTTAGCTCAGAAATTGAGAAGAGTGAAGAAGTTTGTTTCATTGGAAGAAATTTTTCACCCTGCCTCTGATGCTATTTGTGAGGAATTGTTCTCTATAATTGAAGCAGATGCTGGGAACACAGAGTATATGGTTTGGGGTCCTTTGTTGTCCTTTATGTTTGAAGTTTTAGGATTTCATCCACCCCATGACTATTCAAGCTTGGATAAAGTAGTTGAAACACTACTACAATTTCAAGGATCACATTTCCTGTTTTACCACATGATAAATGCCCTTTCCTGTGGTTGTAAAGTAGCCCCGTTAGTCCTCACTGAATGTCCTTACTCTGGATCATATTCTCACCTTGCATTAGCATGTCATCTACTAAGACGAGAGGAACTAATGGTGCTTTGGTGGAAGTCACcagattttgaatttttgtttgAAGGCTTTCTGTCACAAAAGACTCCAAACAGGCAGGATCTTGACTCATTGATACCAACTGTTTGGTGGCCTGGTTCCTGTGAAGATGCATCTTATGAAGGTAACATGATGTTGACAACCACAGCTTTGTCTGAATCAATCAGTAAG ATTGAGGAGAAGCATAGGGACCTTTGTCGCTTAGTTATACAATTTATACCGCCTACAACACCTCCCCAATTACCTGGAGCCGTTTTCAGGACATTCTTACAAAGCCTTCTGCTGAAGAACAGAGGAGCAGAACGAAATGTCCCGCCACCTGGAGTTTCTAGTAACTCGGTTCTTGTTTCAATTTATACAGTTTTGCTCCATTTTCTATCTGAAGGATTTGCGTTGGGTGAAGTCTGTGGCTGGTTAAAGAGCTGCAAATCAGATGTTGGTTTCCTTCACAGAGGTGGTCAACGAAGTTTCCCCACACgcttgtttctgaaaaatgATCCCCATAGAATTAATATTTCCCGGCTTGGGGGATCCTACACCCATTTATCAAAGATACACCCTATAGTTGAGCATGAAATGGAAGTGGTTGAATGGGATGAAGGTTGCATGGATAATGAAGAAACCAGAGTAACGCATTCGACCAGGCAGAAGCCGTGCTGTTGTTCTAGTTACGATTCTGATTTTACAAGAAACTTGAAGGTTCCAGCTAAATACCTGGCCAAAGGTTCTCGGGGCCATTGTAGCTCCATTCCAGAAAGACCTGCTCATGTTGCTGCCGAATGCAGTGATGAGGGTTTGAACGATGAAATAACAGATAAGCCTAGCTCCAGTGATCAATCTGAACCTGAGTACGGTTACCGCCAAGTGTACCATATGAAATCTGTATCAAGGGATACTAATATGTCTACAGCTACCCTTCAAGAAGAAGAGCTACTTGATGCTTTGTTGTGGTTGTATCATGTTGGTCTTGCTCCAAATTTTAAGCAG GCGTCATACTACATGACTCATCAGGCACAATCAATCTCCCTTTTAGAGGAAACAGATAAACAAATACGAGAACGATCTTGTGGCGAGAAATTGAAGCGTTTGAAAGAAGCTCGCAATGAATATAGAGAAGAGGTTATTGATTGTGTTAGGCATTGTTCTTG GTATCGCATCTCTCTATTATCTCGATGCAAACAGCGAGGAATGTATGCAATGTGCATGTGGGTTGCCCAGTTGTTACTGGTTCTGAGCAATATGGATTCAGTGTTCATCTACATCCCTGAATATTATCTGGAAGCATTG GTTGATTGCTTTCATGTGTTGCGGAAAAGTGATCCTCCATTTGTTCCTTCCACAATTTTGATCAAGCAAGGACTCACTTCATTT GTCACTTTTGTAGTTACTCATTTCAACGATCCAAGGATATCAAGTGCAGATCTTAGGGATCTTCTTCTCCAGTCGATATCCGTCCTGGTGCAGTACAGAGAGTATTTGGCTGCTTTTGAGAGCAATGAAGCAGCCACCCAAAGGATGCCCAAAGCTTTATTATCAGCATTTGATAATAGATCTTGGATCCCAGTGATGAACATTCTCCTGCGATTATGCAAGGGTAGTggttttagtttttcaaagacTGGAGagtcatcttcatcatcagttCTATTCCAA AGGTTGCTAAGAGAAGCTTGCATTAACGATGAAGGATTATTTTCATCTTTTCTAAACCGTCTATTTAATACACTTAGCTGGACCATGACTGAGTTCTCCGTTTCTGTTCgagaaatgcaagaaaagtaCCAG GTAATAGAGTTTCAGCAAAGGAAATGTTGTGTCATATTTGATCTTTCATGTAATCTTACAAGGATTCTGGAGTTCTACACTCGTGAGATTCCTCAAGCATTCTTGTCTGGTCCAGAAACAAACCTACGGAGGTTAACTGAATTGGTTGTATTTATCTTGAATCATATTACTTCTGCGGCTGATGCTGAGTTCTTTGACTT ATCATTTAAACGGCATAACCAATCTTCGGAGAAAGTAAATCGAGGCATGATTTTGGCACCTCTTGTTGGGATCATGTTAAATTTATTGGATGCTACAAATTTGGCAGAAGATCCCGAGAACAATGATCTTTTGGATGTTTTTGCAAGCATGGAGTGTCCAGATACTGTTCATTATGGTTTTCAGTATCTTCTGGATTATAACTGG GATGGGTCTTGTCGCCGGGAAGCTTTTCTGGCAAAATACGAGCAGCTAGAGAATTTTCTCAGCCTCCTTACTTGCCGCATTGTGTCACGGCATGATAAAGTGGAAAGTGTAGGAGATACAGACCTAGAGGATAGCTTATGCTGCATATGTTATGCATGTGAAGCAGATGCCCAGATTGAACCATGTTCACATAGGTCTTGCTATGGCTGTATAACCAGACATCTTTTGAACTGCCAGAGATGTTTCTTTTGCAATGCTACAGTGACAGATGTGAGCAGAATATGTGAGAAGACAGGCTGA
- the LOC130711268 gene encoding uncharacterized protein LOC130711268 isoform X2, which produces MQSSLQFQSSNPGVVPSWKNAFTGNIHAQRNLLCTKRHTLPKPLCSLTVQSHQPPHYTSTVGSSPPLHLSHWNLTQRHLTVLQVFACVTGICATWLFCSAIPALLAFKRAAESMEKLMDATREELPNTMAAIRLSGMEISDLTTELSDIGQEITHGVRSSTRAVRLAEQRLRRFTTVPPPSSGNEHPKD; this is translated from the exons ATGCAGAGTTCCCTGCAATTCCAATCTTCAAACCCCGGCGTAGTTCCGAGCTGGAAGAATGCTTTCACCGGCAACATCCACGCACAACGCAACCTCTTGTGCACAAAACGCCACACCCTTCCCAAACCCTTGTGCTCTCTCACCGTACAATCTCATCAACCACCGCATTACACCTCCACCGTTGGATCTTCACCACCGCTTCATCTCTCTCATTGGAACCTCACACAGCGTCATCTCACCGTTCTCCAAGTCTTCGCCTGCGTG ACAGGGATATGTGCAACGTGGCTGTTTTGCTCTGCGATTCCGGCGCTTCTG GCTTTCAAGAGAGCAGCAGAATCAATGGAGAAGCTGATGGATGCCACCAGGGAGGAGCTTCCCAACACCATGGCTGCAATTCGATTATCCGGCATGGAAATCAGTGACTTAACCACTGAGCTCAGTGATATAGG CCAAGAGATTACCCATGGCGTTAGAAGCTCCACTCGCGCGGTTCGCTTGGCGGAGCAGAGGCTGCGCCGGTTCACCACTGTGCCTCCTCCTTCTTCAG GGAACGAGCATCCAAAAGATTGA
- the LOC130711268 gene encoding uncharacterized protein LOC130711268 isoform X1: protein MQSSLQFQSSNPGVVPSWKNAFTGNIHAQRNLLCTKRHTLPKPLCSLTVQSHQPPHYTSTVGSSPPLHLSHWNLTQRHLTVLQVFACVTGICATWLFCSAIPALLAFKRAAESMEKLMDATREELPNTMAAIRLSGMEISDLTTELSDIGQEITHGVRSSTRAVRLAEQRLRRFTTVPPPSSASFQGTSIQKIEADPGAPAVARAARGVREGIVKGRAILQMFFTLARYSKFALNYITGRR, encoded by the exons ATGCAGAGTTCCCTGCAATTCCAATCTTCAAACCCCGGCGTAGTTCCGAGCTGGAAGAATGCTTTCACCGGCAACATCCACGCACAACGCAACCTCTTGTGCACAAAACGCCACACCCTTCCCAAACCCTTGTGCTCTCTCACCGTACAATCTCATCAACCACCGCATTACACCTCCACCGTTGGATCTTCACCACCGCTTCATCTCTCTCATTGGAACCTCACACAGCGTCATCTCACCGTTCTCCAAGTCTTCGCCTGCGTG ACAGGGATATGTGCAACGTGGCTGTTTTGCTCTGCGATTCCGGCGCTTCTG GCTTTCAAGAGAGCAGCAGAATCAATGGAGAAGCTGATGGATGCCACCAGGGAGGAGCTTCCCAACACCATGGCTGCAATTCGATTATCCGGCATGGAAATCAGTGACTTAACCACTGAGCTCAGTGATATAGG CCAAGAGATTACCCATGGCGTTAGAAGCTCCACTCGCGCGGTTCGCTTGGCGGAGCAGAGGCTGCGCCGGTTCACCACTGTGCCTCCTCCTTCTTCAG CTTCATTCCAGGGAACGAGCATCCAAAAGATTGAGGCTGACCCGGGTGCACCTGCGGTAGCCAGAGCTGCAAGGGGTGTGAGAGAGGGCATTGTCAAGGGTCGTGCTATCTTGCAAATGTTTTTCACCCTCGCCCGATATTCCAAGTTTGCTCTCAACTATATCACTGGACGTAGATAA
- the LOC130711292 gene encoding uncharacterized protein LOC130711292 isoform X2, whose amino-acid sequence MFNKVTVVESFKIPWLIWIQLIVLFLLLALLFFVAVVPLDSDHDSAAAAVTFLPSASTPFLFDEIQQIHDSTPTLRHLNQGAQNQNVIIKDEVSTDASSSMSGEEIEGDVSSLNPNPCHYFRLATVAFLKCFGLDSMSDCSSNPKSRKRKES is encoded by the exons ATGTTCAATAAGGTCACAGTTGTTGAGAGCTTTAAGATTCCATGGCTCATTTGGATTCAACTCATAGTCCTCTTTCTCCTCCTTGCACTTCTCTTTTTCGTCGCCGTCGTTCCTTTAGATTCCGATCACGATTCCGCCGCCGCTGCCGTCACGTTCCTTCCCAGCGCTTCAACTCCCTTCCTTTTCGATGAGATTCAACAGATTCATGATTCAACGCCTACTCTTCGACACCTCAACCAG GGTGCACAAAATCAAAATGTAATTATAAAAGACGAGGTGTCGACAGATGCAAGTTCAAGCATGAGTGGGGAAGAGATTGAAGGGGATGTTTCATCATTAAATCCCAACCCTTGCCATTATTTCCGGCTAGCCACAGTAGCATTTCTCAAATGTTTTGGCCTGGATTCCATGTCTGATTGTTCATCAAATCCAAAGagtagaaaaagaaaagaaagctga
- the LOC130711292 gene encoding uncharacterized protein LOC130711292 isoform X1, whose translation MFNKVTVVESFKIPWLIWIQLIVLFLLLALLFFVAVVPLDSDHDSAAAAVTFLPSASTPFLFDEIQQIHDSTPTLRHLNQQGAQNQNVIIKDEVSTDASSSMSGEEIEGDVSSLNPNPCHYFRLATVAFLKCFGLDSMSDCSSNPKSRKRKES comes from the exons ATGTTCAATAAGGTCACAGTTGTTGAGAGCTTTAAGATTCCATGGCTCATTTGGATTCAACTCATAGTCCTCTTTCTCCTCCTTGCACTTCTCTTTTTCGTCGCCGTCGTTCCTTTAGATTCCGATCACGATTCCGCCGCCGCTGCCGTCACGTTCCTTCCCAGCGCTTCAACTCCCTTCCTTTTCGATGAGATTCAACAGATTCATGATTCAACGCCTACTCTTCGACACCTCAACCAG CAGGGTGCACAAAATCAAAATGTAATTATAAAAGACGAGGTGTCGACAGATGCAAGTTCAAGCATGAGTGGGGAAGAGATTGAAGGGGATGTTTCATCATTAAATCCCAACCCTTGCCATTATTTCCGGCTAGCCACAGTAGCATTTCTCAAATGTTTTGGCCTGGATTCCATGTCTGATTGTTCATCAAATCCAAAGagtagaaaaagaaaagaaagctga